In a genomic window of Occallatibacter riparius:
- the ald gene encoding alanine dehydrogenase yields MIIGVPKEIKDNEARVGITPAGVKTLSEAGHKVLVETNAGALSSFPDEDYQNAGAEIVGDAGYCWGKADMVVKVKEPIEKEYPYFRDDLVLFTYLHLAPIPGLTNKLLDAKVTGIAYETVRDRQNTLPLLTPMSEVAGRMSVQVGASYLEKEKGGRGILLGGVPGVPPAHVTVIGGGVVGTNAARIALGMGAKVTLIDLNLNRLREIDDIFNGRVYTLASNSYNVAQATREADLVIGGVLIPGATAPKIVTREMVSRMKKGAVIVDVAIDQGGCVETARPTSHSNPSYTVDGVVHYCVTNMPGAVPHTSTLALTNATFPYVMRIATLGAKEALRKDPGFAEGLNTFAGKITYKGVADSQQREFTAPASVLE; encoded by the coding sequence ATGATCATTGGCGTTCCCAAGGAGATCAAAGACAACGAAGCGCGCGTCGGCATCACTCCCGCGGGCGTCAAAACCCTCTCAGAGGCCGGCCACAAGGTGCTCGTTGAAACCAACGCGGGCGCTCTCTCCAGCTTCCCCGACGAGGACTACCAGAACGCGGGCGCGGAGATCGTCGGTGACGCGGGCTACTGCTGGGGCAAGGCCGACATGGTCGTTAAGGTGAAGGAGCCCATCGAGAAAGAATACCCCTACTTTCGCGACGACCTCGTCCTGTTCACCTACCTGCACCTCGCGCCGATTCCCGGTCTCACGAACAAGCTCCTCGACGCCAAGGTCACCGGCATCGCCTATGAGACCGTGCGCGACCGCCAGAACACCCTTCCCCTGCTCACCCCTATGAGCGAAGTCGCCGGCCGCATGAGCGTACAGGTCGGCGCCAGCTATCTCGAAAAAGAAAAGGGTGGCCGCGGCATCCTCCTCGGCGGAGTTCCCGGAGTTCCTCCCGCGCATGTCACCGTCATCGGCGGCGGCGTAGTCGGCACCAACGCGGCGCGAATCGCCCTCGGCATGGGGGCCAAGGTCACCCTCATTGATCTCAACCTGAACCGCCTGCGTGAAATCGACGACATCTTCAATGGCCGCGTCTACACCCTGGCTTCCAACAGCTACAACGTGGCTCAGGCCACGCGCGAAGCCGACCTCGTCATCGGCGGCGTGCTCATCCCCGGCGCAACCGCCCCTAAAATCGTCACCCGCGAAATGGTATCGCGCATGAAGAAGGGCGCGGTCATCGTCGACGTGGCCATCGACCAGGGCGGCTGCGTTGAAACTGCGCGCCCCACATCGCATTCCAACCCCAGCTACACGGTCGATGGGGTGGTTCACTACTGCGTCACCAACATGCCCGGCGCGGTGCCGCACACGTCAACGCTGGCGCTCACCAACGCCACATTCCCCTACGTGATGCGCATCGCCACCCTCGGCGCGAAGGAAGCGCTCCGGAAAGACCCAGGCTTTGCCGAAGGCCTCAACACCTTCGCCGGCAAGATCACCTACAAAGGCGTCGCTGACAGCCAGCAGCGCGAGTTCACCGCGCCAGCCTCGGTCCTCGAATAG
- a CDS encoding Lrp/AsnC family transcriptional regulator: protein MGTKRDETQHPAHETVAVPQARGMDDLDTSILQYLERHGRATNYEVGEAVGLSASAASRRIQALEAMGAIRGYRALINDRLLGKHMTVFVRVTLERQSAPVLAAFEGAVRHTRGIVSCHLMAGQYDYMLVARVADIDDYGRLHQNELSRLPGVVRLETSFALRDVMESGRA, encoded by the coding sequence ATGGGAACGAAACGTGACGAAACGCAACATCCCGCGCACGAAACGGTCGCGGTGCCCCAAGCGCGGGGTATGGACGACCTCGACACCTCTATTTTGCAGTACCTGGAGCGGCATGGCAGGGCGACGAATTACGAGGTGGGCGAGGCGGTGGGGCTGTCGGCCTCGGCGGCGTCACGAAGGATTCAGGCGCTTGAGGCGATGGGTGCCATCCGCGGGTATCGCGCGTTGATAAACGATCGGCTGTTGGGCAAGCATATGACGGTGTTTGTGCGCGTGACGCTGGAGCGGCAGTCGGCCCCGGTGCTGGCTGCGTTCGAGGGGGCGGTGCGGCATACGCGCGGGATTGTGAGCTGCCACCTGATGGCGGGGCAGTATGACTACATGCTGGTGGCGCGGGTGGCGGATATCGATGATTATGGGCGGCTGCACCAGAATGAGTTGTCGCGGTTGCCTGGGGTGGTGAGGCTGGAGACTAGCTTTGCGCTTAGGGATGTGATGGAGAGTGGAAGGGCGTAA
- the cysK gene encoding cysteine synthase A, whose amino-acid sequence MGKFANITEMVGNTPVVRINRLAPEGVNLFVKVEAFNPLGSVKDRLALGVIEEAERTGKLKPGQTVVEATSGNTGIGLAMVCAAKGYPLVVTMAETFSIERRKLMRFLGAKVVITPAAARAVGMVKKTVELAEKHGWFFTRQFENEANPDIHSATTAQEILRDFEGEPLNYWVTGFGTGGTLKGVARVLAKERPETKIVVCEPEDAPMLSSGIEQQRNDDGTPSAAHPSWKPHPLQGWSPDFVAKLAGDAMASKAVSKIVRISNADAMRCSRELAQKEGLFVGITSGATFAGALQVAAESEKGATILCMLPDTGERYLSTPLFADVSADMNEEEWEIARSTPGCILDPAK is encoded by the coding sequence ATGGGCAAATTTGCCAACATCACCGAAATGGTTGGAAACACGCCGGTGGTACGAATCAACCGGCTAGCTCCGGAGGGAGTGAACCTGTTTGTCAAGGTGGAGGCTTTCAACCCGCTTGGTTCAGTGAAAGACCGGCTGGCGTTGGGGGTGATTGAAGAGGCCGAGCGGACGGGGAAGCTGAAGCCTGGGCAGACAGTGGTGGAGGCGACGAGCGGGAATACTGGAATTGGATTGGCGATGGTGTGTGCGGCGAAGGGGTATCCGCTGGTGGTGACGATGGCTGAAACATTCAGCATCGAGCGCCGCAAGCTGATGCGCTTTTTGGGTGCGAAGGTAGTGATCACCCCGGCCGCGGCGCGGGCGGTGGGGATGGTAAAGAAGACGGTGGAACTGGCGGAGAAACATGGGTGGTTCTTTACGCGCCAGTTTGAGAATGAGGCCAACCCCGATATCCATTCGGCCACAACGGCGCAAGAGATTCTCCGCGATTTTGAGGGCGAGCCGCTGAACTACTGGGTGACGGGATTCGGCACAGGTGGGACGCTGAAGGGCGTGGCGAGAGTTCTCGCCAAAGAGCGGCCCGAGACCAAAATCGTAGTGTGCGAACCGGAAGATGCTCCCATGCTCTCGAGCGGCATTGAGCAGCAGCGCAACGACGATGGAACGCCTAGCGCCGCGCATCCGAGTTGGAAGCCGCATCCGCTGCAAGGCTGGAGCCCCGATTTTGTGGCCAAGCTGGCGGGTGACGCGATGGCTTCAAAGGCGGTGAGCAAGATTGTGCGGATCAGCAACGCGGATGCGATGCGATGCAGCCGGGAACTCGCGCAGAAAGAAGGGCTGTTTGTGGGGATCACGTCAGGAGCCACGTTCGCGGGGGCGCTGCAGGTGGCGGCGGAGTCAGAGAAGGGGGCGACGATTCTTTGCATGCTGCCGGATACGGGTGAGCGCTACCTGAGCACGCCGCTATTTGCGGATGTGTCGGCCGATATGAATGAGGAGGAGTGGGAGATTGCACGATCAACACCGGGCTGCATTCTGGACCCGGCTAAGTAG
- a CDS encoding M14 family zinc carboxypeptidase: MPLKLAARLCCVAACLSLFTPGLGSAQVPTPSSVLGHTPGDDFYLADYEDTVKYFHALADAAPDRMKMFTVGKTTQGRNIEIGVISSAANIAKLDETKQVAGRLAHATDLNDDTARELARTNKVIVHIDGGLHASEVAGPQHTMMLAYKLLSAKNAPQIDAILDNVVLVLWPTLNPDGQDMVVHWYRQNVGTQYEVSPLPMLYQEYVGHDNNRDGYMLNMKEEQVVTKAQLEYSPVIFYCQHQTAPFPARIWIPPFSDPISSNISPYVRSWLNVVGTNMAAYLNAHKMPGAISESRFDNWYAGFMDWAHVFRGEISFFTETALYEYATPHFYAVSDFPKQYQDLRALTMYTTPWQGGWWHLRDAVDYMVGGSMSVLDLAAKNRETLLYNRYQAARDTIEHFKKEPPFAYVISDKQTDAPEAAKLAQLMIDNGLDVYATKDGFKANGVSYPAGSWVIPMDQAFSEMAKELFERQKYPDALENGTSKSIDLPYDVTGWTLPLQMGVNVDAVTDPLAVDQRSMLTKVSKAEAPAATVDGAGTVFALSHRTNASFEVVNAALKEGATVTLAQDAVKTANGAEKGAFLISGITRDKLDSIAKQNAVGAIAVSAPAHTLAIKKAKIGLYRPWAPAIDEGWTRWILENYGFEPKSLYNADIRSSGLRTRYDVIVLPDMSSRQLMDGFNVGVVPGQYAGGLGQDGLNNVREFVREGGTLVALNRTADALIPLLSLPVENVIKGAKSDKFFCSGALLRVETEHAELPTNYGVTDSPVVMFQMGPAFQPLPGFHGAVLARYSKQTNPLESGLLLHPEAIEGKAAAVEMAYGRGRIVLYGFKPQFRGQSHATYKYLFNELYAYEHPDLPADSAVPAKEKEAAPVMKAAKAQEEDDDDFPAQQEQ; this comes from the coding sequence ATGCCGTTGAAGCTTGCCGCTCGGCTTTGCTGTGTTGCTGCTTGTCTTTCGCTGTTCACGCCGGGCCTCGGTTCCGCGCAGGTGCCCACGCCTTCTTCCGTGCTGGGGCATACGCCGGGGGATGATTTCTACCTGGCGGACTACGAGGATACGGTGAAGTACTTTCATGCGCTGGCCGATGCAGCGCCGGACCGCATGAAGATGTTCACGGTGGGCAAGACCACGCAGGGCAGGAATATCGAGATCGGCGTTATCTCGTCTGCGGCGAATATTGCGAAGCTGGATGAGACGAAGCAGGTGGCCGGCCGGCTGGCGCATGCGACGGACCTGAACGACGACACAGCGCGGGAACTCGCGAGGACCAACAAAGTCATTGTGCACATTGACGGCGGGCTGCACGCGAGCGAAGTGGCGGGGCCGCAGCACACGATGATGCTGGCGTACAAGCTGCTTTCGGCGAAGAATGCCCCGCAGATCGATGCGATTTTAGACAACGTGGTGCTTGTTCTGTGGCCTACGCTCAACCCTGACGGGCAGGACATGGTCGTGCACTGGTACCGGCAGAACGTGGGAACGCAGTACGAGGTGAGCCCGCTTCCGATGCTCTACCAGGAGTATGTGGGGCACGATAACAATCGCGACGGCTACATGCTCAACATGAAGGAAGAGCAGGTGGTGACGAAGGCGCAGCTCGAGTACAGCCCCGTGATCTTTTACTGCCAGCACCAGACGGCGCCGTTTCCAGCGCGCATCTGGATTCCGCCGTTTTCCGATCCGATCTCATCGAACATCAGCCCGTATGTGCGGAGTTGGCTGAACGTGGTGGGTACGAACATGGCGGCCTATCTGAATGCGCACAAAATGCCGGGTGCAATCTCTGAGTCGCGCTTCGACAACTGGTATGCGGGGTTCATGGACTGGGCACACGTGTTCCGCGGCGAGATTTCGTTCTTCACGGAGACGGCGCTGTATGAGTACGCTACCCCGCACTTCTACGCGGTGAGCGATTTCCCCAAGCAGTACCAGGACCTGCGCGCGCTGACGATGTATACGACGCCGTGGCAAGGCGGATGGTGGCACTTGCGCGACGCGGTGGACTACATGGTGGGCGGGTCGATGAGTGTGCTGGATCTCGCAGCGAAGAATCGCGAGACGCTGCTCTACAACCGCTACCAGGCGGCGCGCGACACGATTGAGCACTTCAAGAAAGAGCCTCCGTTTGCGTATGTGATCAGCGACAAGCAGACGGACGCGCCGGAGGCAGCGAAGCTGGCGCAGTTGATGATCGACAACGGGCTCGATGTGTATGCGACGAAGGATGGCTTCAAGGCGAACGGCGTGAGTTATCCGGCGGGATCATGGGTGATTCCGATGGACCAGGCCTTCTCCGAGATGGCCAAGGAGCTGTTCGAGAGGCAGAAGTATCCTGACGCGCTGGAGAACGGAACATCGAAATCGATCGATCTGCCGTATGACGTGACGGGATGGACGCTGCCGCTGCAGATGGGCGTGAACGTGGATGCGGTGACGGATCCGCTGGCTGTGGATCAGCGCTCGATGCTGACGAAGGTCAGTAAGGCAGAGGCTCCGGCGGCGACCGTTGATGGCGCCGGCACTGTATTTGCGTTGAGCCATCGGACGAATGCGTCCTTTGAGGTAGTGAATGCTGCGTTGAAAGAAGGGGCAACTGTGACGCTCGCCCAGGATGCGGTGAAGACCGCGAATGGCGCGGAGAAGGGCGCGTTCCTCATCAGCGGTATTACGCGCGACAAACTGGATAGTATCGCAAAGCAAAATGCGGTGGGCGCGATTGCGGTGAGCGCGCCGGCGCATACGCTGGCAATCAAGAAGGCGAAGATCGGTCTCTATCGACCGTGGGCGCCGGCGATTGATGAAGGCTGGACGCGGTGGATTCTGGAGAACTATGGCTTTGAGCCAAAGAGCCTGTATAACGCGGATATCCGCTCAAGCGGCCTGCGCACCCGGTATGACGTGATTGTGCTGCCGGATATGTCGTCGCGGCAGTTGATGGATGGCTTCAACGTGGGCGTGGTGCCGGGGCAGTATGCGGGCGGGCTGGGACAGGATGGCCTGAACAACGTGCGCGAGTTTGTGCGCGAAGGCGGAACGCTGGTGGCACTGAATCGCACGGCGGACGCGTTGATTCCTCTGCTGAGCTTACCGGTGGAGAACGTGATCAAGGGCGCGAAGAGCGACAAGTTCTTCTGCTCGGGCGCGCTTCTGCGCGTGGAAACGGAACATGCGGAACTGCCGACGAATTATGGAGTCACCGATTCACCTGTTGTGATGTTCCAGATGGGGCCGGCTTTCCAACCGCTGCCAGGATTCCATGGCGCGGTGCTGGCGCGGTATTCGAAGCAAACGAATCCGCTGGAGAGCGGGCTGCTGCTGCATCCCGAGGCGATTGAGGGCAAGGCTGCGGCGGTCGAGATGGCGTATGGTCGCGGGCGCATTGTGCTGTACGGGTTCAAGCCGCAATTCCGCGGGCAGTCGCACGCGACATACAAGTATCTGTTCAACGAGCTGTACGCGTATGAGCATCCGGATCTTCCGGCGGATTCGGCAGTACCTGCGAAGGAGAAGGAAGCTGCGCCGGTGATGAAAGCTGCGAAGGCGCAGGAAGAGGATGACGACGATTTCCCGGCCCAGCAGGAGCAGTGA
- the mgrA gene encoding L-glyceraldehyde 3-phosphate reductase, producing MEKPYVPNPSRYDDATFRRCGRSGIVLPPISLGLWQNFGGADVFETGRAMIRRAFDRGVTHFDLANNYGPPYSSAEENFGTILRKDFRNLRNELIISTKAGWDMWPGPYGIGASRKYLLASLDDSLHRMGVDYVDIFYAHRPWADTPLEETMGALATAVQQGKALYVGISSYSPERTRQAHDILKSMNVPLLIHQPSYSMLNRWIEHGLLDTLEELGVGCIGFSPMAQGMLTTKYLNGVPADSRAALGNSSLLNEFLNEKNIAHVRKLNEFAQKRGQSLAQMAIAWVLRDKRVTSALIGARNVEQLDNSLDALNNVTFTPEELAEIEPHAVDVGIDLWRAARMKMI from the coding sequence ATGGAAAAGCCCTACGTCCCCAATCCATCCCGCTACGACGACGCCACCTTCCGCCGCTGCGGCCGTTCCGGCATCGTGCTGCCGCCCATCTCCCTCGGCTTGTGGCAAAACTTCGGCGGCGCCGATGTCTTCGAAACCGGCCGCGCGATGATCCGCCGCGCCTTCGACCGCGGAGTCACCCACTTCGACCTCGCCAACAACTACGGACCGCCCTACAGCTCCGCCGAAGAAAACTTCGGCACTATCTTGCGCAAGGACTTCCGCAACCTCCGCAATGAGCTCATCATCTCCACCAAGGCCGGCTGGGACATGTGGCCCGGCCCGTACGGCATCGGCGCCTCGCGCAAGTACCTCCTGGCCTCGCTCGATGACAGCCTCCACCGCATGGGCGTCGACTACGTCGACATCTTCTATGCCCACCGCCCCTGGGCCGATACGCCGCTCGAAGAGACCATGGGCGCACTCGCAACTGCCGTGCAGCAGGGCAAAGCACTCTACGTCGGCATCTCTTCCTACAGCCCCGAGCGCACGCGCCAGGCCCACGACATCCTGAAAAGTATGAATGTCCCGCTGCTCATTCATCAGCCCTCGTACTCCATGCTCAACCGCTGGATCGAGCACGGCCTGCTCGACACGCTCGAAGAGCTCGGCGTGGGCTGCATCGGATTCTCGCCAATGGCCCAAGGCATGCTGACGACGAAGTACCTCAATGGCGTGCCTGCCGACTCGCGCGCCGCTCTGGGCAATTCTTCCCTGCTCAATGAATTCCTGAACGAGAAGAACATTGCGCACGTCCGTAAGCTGAATGAGTTCGCACAGAAGCGGGGCCAATCGCTCGCGCAGATGGCCATCGCATGGGTGCTGCGTGACAAGCGCGTGACTTCGGCTCTCATCGGTGCGCGCAACGTCGAGCAGCTCGACAACTCCCTCGACGCGCTCAACAACGTCACCTTCACGCCCGAGGAACTCGCCGAGATCGAGCCTCACGCAGTCGACGTGGGCATCGACCTCTGGCGCGCCGCCCGCATGAAGATGATTTAG
- a CDS encoding aldehyde dehydrogenase family protein, whose product MPITTYQNLIGGEWLPARSGKTFKNVNPADHSDIVGEFPSSGAEDVDLAVAAAKKAFATWRLVPAPKRAEILFRAGQLLRERKEQFAQDMTREMGKVLAETRGDVQEAIDEAFYVAGEGRRLFGKTTPSELQSKFAMSIRMPLGVVGMITPWNFPMAIPSWKLFPALVAGNACVIKPATDTPLSVYNLVNTLVEAGVPAGVLNIVCGGGGAVGNALVEHKDVRAISFTGSSEIGSHVAQRAAATFKPVSLEMGGKNAQIVLNDANLDLALDGALWGAFGTTGQRCTATSRILLQMGIAKQFIPKLVERAKALKVGNGIDESVQVGPQVNASQIETSTNYVEIAKSEGAKLECGGHALTDGPYANGTFFAPTIFSGVTREMRIAREEVFGPVLSILEFDTFEEAIEIANSIDYGLSSALYTKDLNKAFTAIRDLEAGITYINAPTIGAEVHLPFGGVKHTGNGHREGSEALDFFTTWKAVYVDYSDKLQRAQIDNAE is encoded by the coding sequence ATGCCCATCACGACCTATCAGAACCTCATCGGCGGCGAATGGCTGCCGGCCCGCAGCGGCAAAACGTTTAAGAATGTAAACCCAGCCGACCACTCCGACATCGTCGGCGAGTTCCCCTCCTCCGGCGCCGAAGACGTCGACCTGGCCGTAGCCGCCGCCAAAAAAGCCTTCGCCACCTGGCGACTGGTTCCCGCCCCCAAGCGTGCCGAGATCCTCTTCCGCGCCGGCCAGCTTCTCCGCGAGCGTAAGGAGCAGTTTGCCCAGGACATGACCCGCGAAATGGGCAAAGTCCTTGCCGAAACCCGCGGCGACGTGCAGGAGGCCATCGACGAAGCATTCTATGTAGCCGGCGAAGGCCGCCGCCTCTTCGGCAAAACGACCCCCAGCGAGCTCCAGAGCAAGTTCGCCATGTCCATACGGATGCCCCTCGGCGTCGTCGGCATGATCACGCCCTGGAACTTCCCCATGGCCATACCCTCGTGGAAGCTCTTCCCGGCCCTGGTCGCGGGCAATGCTTGCGTCATCAAGCCGGCCACGGATACGCCGCTTTCTGTCTACAACCTGGTGAATACGCTGGTCGAAGCCGGCGTCCCCGCGGGCGTGCTCAACATCGTCTGCGGCGGCGGCGGAGCGGTCGGCAACGCCCTGGTCGAGCACAAAGACGTCCGCGCCATCAGCTTCACCGGCTCCAGCGAGATCGGCTCCCACGTGGCGCAGCGTGCAGCCGCCACCTTCAAGCCCGTCTCGCTCGAAATGGGCGGCAAGAACGCTCAGATCGTCCTCAACGACGCCAACCTCGACCTCGCCCTTGACGGCGCGCTCTGGGGCGCCTTTGGAACCACGGGCCAGCGCTGCACCGCCACCAGCCGCATCCTTCTGCAGATGGGCATCGCAAAACAGTTCATCCCCAAGCTCGTCGAGCGCGCCAAGGCTCTCAAGGTCGGCAACGGAATCGACGAATCCGTGCAGGTAGGCCCGCAGGTCAACGCCAGCCAGATCGAGACCTCCACGAACTATGTCGAGATCGCAAAATCCGAAGGCGCAAAGCTCGAGTGCGGCGGCCACGCGCTCACCGACGGTCCTTACGCCAACGGAACCTTTTTCGCTCCCACCATCTTCTCCGGCGTAACGCGCGAGATGCGCATCGCCCGCGAAGAGGTCTTCGGCCCCGTGCTCTCCATCCTAGAGTTCGACACCTTCGAGGAAGCCATCGAGATCGCCAATTCCATCGACTACGGCCTGTCCTCGGCGCTCTACACCAAAGACCTGAACAAGGCCTTCACCGCCATCCGCGATCTCGAAGCCGGCATCACCTACATCAACGCGCCCACCATCGGGGCCGAGGTTCACCTGCCTTTTGGCGGCGTGAAGCACACCGGCAACGGCCACCGCGAAGGCTCCGAAGCCTTGGACTTCTTCACAACCTGGAAGGCCGTCTACGTCGACTACAGCGACAAGCTCCAGCGCGCCCAGATCGACAACGCTGAGTAG
- a CDS encoding rod shape-determining protein, with translation MSLNGYPSRTSRSHGIRSLFSMFSSDLAIDLGTANTLVYAAGKGIVVNEPSIVAINKNTGEVEAVGKEAKEMLGRTPGNIVAIKPMKDGVIADFKVTEKMLNYFIQKAHNRKMLVHPRIVIGVPSEITQVEKRAVEDSAYRAKASEVYLVEQAMVAAIGAGLPITEPSGNMVVDIGGGTTDIAVISLSGIVYSRSVRMAGNQMDEAITNYLKRKYNLLIGERTAEHIKMEIGSAFPLDKPLTMEIKGRNLIEGVPKTIAIDDSEIREALGECIAVIMNAIRVALERTPPELSADISDRGIVLTGGGALIKNLDKRIREETGLPVSVADDPLASVVLGTGKMLSDFRLLRKIKID, from the coding sequence ATGTCTTTGAATGGCTATCCTTCGCGCACATCGCGCTCGCACGGCATTCGTTCGCTCTTCAGCATGTTTTCGAGCGACCTTGCGATTGACCTCGGCACCGCCAATACCCTGGTTTACGCGGCTGGAAAGGGCATCGTGGTCAACGAGCCTTCCATCGTGGCCATCAACAAGAACACCGGTGAGGTGGAGGCCGTAGGCAAGGAAGCCAAGGAGATGCTGGGCCGCACTCCCGGCAACATCGTGGCCATCAAGCCGATGAAAGACGGCGTCATCGCTGACTTCAAGGTCACCGAGAAGATGCTGAACTACTTCATCCAGAAGGCGCACAACCGCAAGATGCTGGTGCATCCGCGGATCGTGATCGGCGTACCGTCTGAAATCACGCAGGTGGAAAAGCGCGCGGTCGAGGACTCGGCCTATCGCGCCAAGGCCAGCGAAGTCTATCTCGTTGAGCAGGCGATGGTGGCTGCGATCGGCGCCGGGCTGCCCATCACCGAGCCTTCGGGCAACATGGTCGTCGATATTGGCGGTGGAACCACAGATATCGCGGTCATCTCGCTCTCGGGTATCGTCTACTCGCGCTCGGTGCGCATGGCCGGTAACCAGATGGACGAGGCTATCACCAACTATCTGAAGCGCAAGTACAACCTGCTGATCGGCGAGCGCACGGCTGAGCACATCAAAATGGAGATCGGCTCGGCGTTCCCGTTGGACAAGCCCCTGACGATGGAGATCAAGGGCCGCAACCTGATTGAGGGCGTGCCGAAGACCATCGCCATTGACGACTCGGAAATTCGCGAGGCCCTGGGCGAATGCATTGCCGTGATCATGAACGCGATCCGCGTGGCCTTGGAGCGGACCCCGCCCGAGCTTTCGGCCGATATTTCCGACCGAGGCATCGTGCTCACCGGCGGCGGCGCGCTTATCAAGAACCTCGACAAGCGCATCCGCGAGGAAACGGGACTTCCGGTATCGGTGGCGGACGATCCGCTGGCGTCAGTGGTGCTTGGAACCGGCAAGATGCTGTCGGATTTCAGGCTGCTGCGCAAAATTAAGATCGATTAG
- the mreC gene encoding rod shape-determining protein MreC translates to MESFFVRYRNLLVLLLLLMVQIIGLAVQVRRNAGGKNVYDPADSSSVRLIRLWANAAVSPPERAVQTSKTGVGSIWENYFALRNVRQENKELQETVDRLRVEQAALLEDARQGQRLQQMLGFQEKYLYATMPAQVIGTSGSDQSWVFTINKGEKEGLKRDMAVISGDGIVGKVREVFPHTAQVLEINDQSSGAGVILEQTRIRGILRGNAQGQPQIVGILADNRIKPGEKVLTGGGDQIFPRGLQVGVVDKVLPDPDRDGFIRVIVKSAAQLDRLDEVLVITSTEPRFSDQQLKDMAQSQDLKGADAAALAEQRKASEIMAERLPGLTDPNAPPPTAPKTAQVGPDGQPVPATPAVVPKIIPPAHPDRFTPGNATTPNAGGAAAGQTAPKAKKPAVPKPDAEQGNPGENPQATRPVPKPSNPPASPQHRRER, encoded by the coding sequence ATGGAAAGCTTCTTCGTCCGCTACCGGAATCTCCTCGTACTGCTACTGCTGCTGATGGTCCAGATCATCGGGTTGGCCGTGCAGGTGCGCCGGAACGCGGGTGGAAAGAATGTCTACGATCCGGCAGATAGCTCGAGTGTGCGGCTGATCCGGCTATGGGCGAATGCCGCCGTCTCTCCGCCTGAACGGGCCGTGCAGACCTCGAAGACCGGGGTGGGCAGCATCTGGGAGAACTACTTTGCCCTGCGCAACGTCAGGCAGGAGAACAAGGAACTGCAGGAGACGGTGGACCGGTTGCGGGTGGAGCAGGCCGCCTTGCTTGAGGATGCGCGCCAGGGCCAGCGGCTTCAGCAGATGCTGGGCTTCCAGGAGAAGTACTTGTATGCGACGATGCCCGCGCAGGTGATCGGCACCAGCGGCTCCGACCAGTCCTGGGTGTTCACTATCAACAAGGGCGAAAAGGAAGGGCTGAAGCGCGACATGGCCGTCATTTCAGGCGACGGCATCGTAGGCAAGGTGCGCGAGGTATTTCCGCATACGGCGCAGGTGCTGGAGATCAATGACCAGTCGAGCGGGGCGGGCGTGATCCTGGAGCAGACGCGCATTCGCGGCATTCTGCGCGGCAATGCGCAGGGGCAGCCGCAGATTGTCGGCATTCTGGCGGACAACCGCATCAAGCCCGGCGAGAAGGTGCTGACGGGCGGCGGCGACCAGATTTTTCCCCGCGGGCTGCAGGTGGGCGTGGTGGACAAGGTGCTGCCCGACCCTGATCGCGACGGATTCATCCGGGTGATTGTGAAATCCGCGGCGCAGCTTGACAGGCTCGACGAGGTCCTGGTGATTACGAGCACGGAGCCGCGCTTCTCAGACCAGCAGCTGAAAGATATGGCGCAGAGCCAGGACCTGAAGGGCGCAGACGCCGCGGCGCTCGCGGAGCAGCGGAAGGCGTCAGAGATCATGGCGGAGAGGCTGCCGGGCCTGACCGATCCGAATGCTCCGCCGCCAACCGCTCCCAAGACGGCACAGGTGGGGCCCGATGGGCAGCCAGTTCCGGCCACGCCCGCGGTGGTGCCGAAGATCATTCCGCCCGCGCATCCGGACCGATTTACGCCGGGCAATGCGACTACTCCAAATGCGGGCGGGGCAGCGGCGGGGCAGACCGCTCCCAAGGCGAAGAAGCCTGCCGTGCCCAAGCCGGATGCTGAGCAAGGTAATCCGGGGGAGAATCCGCAGGCGACCCGGCCCGTGCCGAAGCCGAGCAATCCACCTGCGAGTCCGCAGCACCGGAGGGAGCGCTAG
- the mreD gene encoding rod shape-determining protein MreD: MANSRRDLEIHKYPAPLYLFVIVLALVLQAMLPRAFGQNHIWFDFPLVITIYFALGRRSPIQGMLIGGFVGIFEDALTGRPLGVNGIAKTLAGYLAASVGIRIDVQNYLVRVMLNFALTLLCNAVYLFIYRVLLGMDLEWNWLTPLFQSIGNSIIALILFPFLDRFQIRD; encoded by the coding sequence ATGGCGAACTCCCGCCGCGACCTGGAGATTCACAAGTACCCGGCCCCGCTCTATCTTTTCGTGATCGTGCTGGCGCTGGTGCTGCAGGCCATGCTGCCACGGGCGTTTGGGCAGAACCACATCTGGTTCGACTTCCCGCTGGTAATCACGATCTATTTCGCGCTCGGGCGGCGCAGCCCAATCCAGGGCATGCTGATCGGGGGCTTTGTGGGTATATTCGAGGACGCGCTGACCGGGCGGCCCCTCGGGGTGAACGGCATTGCCAAGACTCTTGCCGGCTACCTGGCAGCGTCCGTGGGTATCCGGATCGACGTGCAGAACTACCTGGTGCGGGTGATGCTGAACTTCGCGCTGACCCTGCTGTGCAATGCGGTTTACCTGTTCATCTATCGCGTGCTGCTGGGGATGGACCTGGAGTGGAACTGGCTGACTCCGCTGTTCCAGTCGATCGGGAATTCGATCATAGCGCTGATTCTGTTCCCCTTCCTGGATCGGTTCCAGATAAGGGATTAG